The following are encoded together in the Planctobacterium marinum genome:
- the gshA gene encoding glutamate--cysteine ligase has translation MQNTDKAFYKRLTVLQQPHVASTLRDIQHGIERESLRINPNGTLASTDHPAKLGSALTHHFITTDFSESLMEFITPPESCTQKTLQQLQDIHKFVVHNIDEEMLWPMSMPCFIKNQDEIRLAYYGESNVGRMKTLYRQGLKNRYGSMMQAIAGVHFNFSLPGHFWTPYLSEALGQSGSQQDISAAYMGLVRNYRRICWLIPYLYGSSPALCSSFLQGKSSNLPFEEIGKGSIYLKGATSLRMSDLGYTNNAQSSLQICYNELDAYVVSLRQAIQTPSPRFERFNGKHNGLFQQLNGNLLQIENELYSPIRPKQPTRSLEKPTDALDDRGVSYIEVRALDVNPFSPVGVEAQQIHFLDVFLLHCLLRPSAPFATGDFEETEHNIKVAVETGRCPEATLSRAGQPVLLRDWAKQLVAEMQPLAELLDNVNRCKDYTQALAGEMEKILEPELTFSGRILNMLQEQKLDNGELAISLAEQHKRTLMDAAYTVHSEEFFVQQAELSQQARTKIEANDKIDFDTFMRQQFGV, from the coding sequence TTGCAAAATACAGACAAAGCATTTTACAAAAGGTTGACGGTACTACAGCAACCTCATGTAGCCTCGACATTGCGTGACATTCAGCACGGTATTGAGCGAGAGAGTTTGAGAATTAATCCCAATGGAACACTGGCCAGTACCGATCATCCTGCAAAATTAGGTTCTGCTTTAACTCATCATTTTATCACCACTGATTTCTCTGAATCTCTGATGGAATTTATTACTCCGCCGGAGAGTTGCACGCAAAAAACTTTGCAGCAATTACAGGACATCCACAAGTTTGTAGTGCACAACATCGACGAGGAGATGTTGTGGCCCATGAGTATGCCGTGCTTTATTAAAAACCAAGACGAAATTCGATTAGCTTATTATGGCGAGTCCAATGTCGGCCGTATGAAAACCTTGTATCGACAGGGCTTGAAAAACCGTTACGGCAGTATGATGCAAGCTATCGCGGGAGTGCATTTTAACTTTTCCTTGCCGGGCCATTTCTGGACACCTTATTTGTCTGAAGCGCTGGGGCAATCAGGTTCGCAGCAAGATATCTCGGCGGCGTATATGGGGTTGGTGCGTAACTATCGCCGAATTTGTTGGTTGATCCCTTATCTTTATGGCTCTTCCCCGGCTTTGTGCAGTTCATTTTTACAAGGTAAAAGCTCAAATCTACCGTTTGAAGAAATTGGCAAAGGTTCGATTTACCTCAAAGGAGCGACTTCCCTGCGTATGAGTGATTTGGGCTATACCAATAACGCGCAATCCAGTTTGCAGATTTGTTATAACGAGCTGGACGCCTATGTAGTCTCACTGCGTCAGGCTATTCAGACGCCATCACCGCGTTTCGAAAGGTTCAATGGAAAGCACAATGGCTTGTTCCAGCAGTTGAATGGTAATCTACTGCAAATAGAAAACGAGCTTTATTCTCCCATCAGACCAAAACAGCCGACCCGCAGTCTGGAAAAACCTACGGATGCATTGGATGACAGAGGCGTAAGCTATATCGAAGTGCGCGCATTAGACGTTAACCCGTTTTCTCCGGTTGGCGTTGAAGCGCAGCAAATCCACTTTTTGGATGTGTTTTTATTACACTGTTTACTTCGTCCAAGTGCGCCGTTTGCAACGGGGGATTTTGAGGAAACTGAGCACAATATTAAAGTGGCGGTGGAAACCGGTCGTTGTCCTGAGGCGACACTCAGTCGGGCCGGGCAACCGGTGTTATTGCGGGATTGGGCAAAACAACTGGTAGCCGAAATGCAACCTCTCGCAGAGTTGTTGGACAACGTTAATCGCTGTAAAGATTATACCCAAGCACTGGCGGGTGAGATGGAGAAAATCCTTGAGCCAGAATTAACCTTCTCTGGCCGCATACTCAATATGCTGCAGGAGCAGAAACTGGATAATGGTGAGTTGGCTATCAGTCTGGCGGAGCAACATAAGCGCACATTAATGGACGCCGCTTATACGGTGCACAGTGAGGAATTCTTTGTGCAGCAGGCTGAATTGTCGCAACAGGCCCGAACCAAGATCGAAGCGAATGACAAGATCGACTTTGATACCTTTATGCGGCAACAATTTGGTGTTTAA
- a CDS encoding M16 family metallopeptidase: MVVKFRLFWALSLLSLAACQYSGSVNTPASEQTSLPSGIVLLEDKSDAQGDYQIPYKKYQLDNGLTFILHQDDSDPLVHVDVTYHVGSSREEPGKSGFAHFFEHMMFQGSENVADEQHFELITEAGGNMNGTTNSDRTNYYQTVPANQLEKVLWLEADRMGFLLDAVTQEKFEVQRETVKNERAQRVDNQPYGLRSEKIAEALYPKDHPYSWPVIGYIEDLNRVDVNDLKAFFVRWYGPNSAVLSIGGAINEAQTLKWVNKYFGGIPRGQKVEKLAKMPVKLAEDRYLTIEDDVHLPLLQMTFPTVYVRHEDEAPLDVLSDILGGGKTSLFYKNLVKEGWAVHAGVGHPCRELACQFELIALPNPQRVPSLAQLQTIMRKTLEEFEQRGVSDDDLQRTKANIKSGTVFGLQSVAGKVSTLASNQIFSGDPDKVQYDIERYSSVTKADVMRVFNAYIKDKASVVLSIVPTGQQAMQAKAPDFVKPERTISAKVTEEPVAPAPAEDDFDRSVVPKAGPNPVVNVPDFWQTELNNGISLMAHETKETPTVTLVINLEGGPLLDPIDKAGLASMTAMMMSEATQNYSNEAMANELAKLGSSISFSAGGRFTSVYVNSLEENIDATLALLQEKLFRPAFHEADFVRLKTRLMQSLQQADKNPQTLSSKAVIRVLYGEQNRIAIPDSGTVQTLNNITLEDVKQFYNDYYNAHMASVISVGSLAKPELLKALDFINTWPAKAYEIPEYKPFPEFEEKAIYLVNDADAAQSIVAIIKPFLAYDATGEHFKTNLMNFPLGGMFNSRINLNLREDKGYTYGARSSFVGGKTLGRFQAGGAINKEHTVAALKELFAEIETYQKQGMTQQELEFMRRAYTQGDALKYETPGSKARFLRQMTVYGLDKSYPAQQNNIIANVTLDTLNQLAAKHLQTDSMQVVLVADTESLAEEIKQWAESQGRKVIPLEI; the protein is encoded by the coding sequence ATGGTCGTAAAATTTCGTCTATTTTGGGCGCTCTCTCTTTTATCTCTTGCTGCTTGCCAATACTCTGGCTCGGTCAATACACCAGCTTCGGAGCAAACGTCTCTGCCATCGGGCATCGTATTACTGGAAGACAAAAGTGATGCGCAGGGTGACTACCAAATTCCCTATAAAAAATATCAACTGGATAACGGACTGACGTTTATTCTGCATCAGGACGATTCAGATCCTCTGGTACACGTGGATGTGACTTATCATGTAGGTTCTAGCAGAGAAGAGCCGGGTAAATCAGGATTTGCTCACTTTTTTGAACATATGATGTTCCAGGGTTCCGAAAATGTTGCCGACGAACAACACTTTGAGCTGATAACTGAAGCGGGCGGCAATATGAACGGCACCACTAATTCCGACCGCACTAACTACTATCAAACAGTACCCGCCAACCAATTGGAAAAGGTGTTGTGGCTGGAAGCGGATCGCATGGGGTTTTTGCTGGATGCCGTGACCCAGGAAAAGTTTGAAGTACAGCGGGAAACCGTTAAAAACGAACGGGCACAGCGTGTGGATAATCAGCCTTATGGCTTGCGATCCGAAAAAATTGCAGAAGCCCTGTACCCCAAAGATCACCCGTATAGCTGGCCTGTTATTGGCTACATCGAAGATTTAAACCGAGTTGATGTTAATGATTTAAAAGCCTTCTTTGTTCGCTGGTATGGTCCAAACAGCGCCGTTCTTAGCATCGGTGGAGCCATTAATGAAGCGCAAACACTGAAATGGGTAAACAAATACTTTGGCGGTATTCCCAGAGGACAAAAGGTGGAAAAACTGGCAAAGATGCCAGTTAAATTGGCTGAGGACCGCTATCTGACAATTGAAGATGATGTGCATTTGCCACTGCTGCAAATGACCTTTCCAACAGTGTACGTGCGTCATGAAGATGAAGCGCCACTGGATGTTTTATCCGATATTTTGGGGGGCGGAAAAACCTCACTATTTTATAAAAACCTGGTGAAAGAAGGTTGGGCGGTACACGCCGGAGTTGGGCATCCTTGCCGCGAACTGGCTTGTCAGTTTGAATTAATTGCGTTGCCCAATCCGCAGCGAGTGCCGTCATTGGCACAATTGCAGACGATCATGCGCAAAACCCTGGAAGAATTTGAACAGCGTGGCGTCAGTGATGATGATCTGCAGCGCACTAAAGCCAACATTAAATCCGGGACGGTATTTGGTTTGCAAAGTGTCGCTGGCAAAGTCAGCACCCTGGCCTCAAATCAGATTTTTTCCGGTGACCCAGATAAAGTGCAGTACGATATTGAGCGTTACAGCTCGGTCACAAAAGCCGATGTAATGCGGGTTTTCAATGCCTATATTAAGGACAAAGCCAGTGTTGTTTTAAGTATTGTGCCCACGGGGCAACAGGCGATGCAGGCCAAAGCGCCAGATTTTGTTAAACCAGAGCGCACCATCAGCGCCAAGGTAACCGAGGAACCTGTGGCTCCCGCGCCAGCTGAAGATGACTTTGATCGTTCAGTTGTGCCCAAAGCAGGGCCTAATCCGGTAGTTAATGTTCCCGATTTCTGGCAAACCGAACTTAACAATGGCATATCCTTGATGGCTCATGAAACCAAAGAAACGCCTACCGTTACTCTGGTTATCAATTTAGAAGGTGGGCCTTTGTTAGACCCCATTGATAAAGCTGGTCTGGCAAGCATGACGGCCATGATGATGTCCGAGGCCACCCAAAACTACAGCAATGAAGCCATGGCCAACGAACTGGCAAAATTGGGTAGCAGCATTAGCTTTTCCGCCGGCGGACGTTTTACTTCGGTTTACGTCAACAGTCTTGAAGAGAATATCGATGCCACGCTGGCCTTGTTGCAAGAAAAACTATTTCGACCGGCCTTTCACGAGGCTGATTTTGTCAGACTAAAAACTCGCCTTATGCAGTCTTTACAGCAGGCTGACAAGAATCCGCAAACCTTGTCTTCAAAAGCGGTAATTCGAGTGCTGTACGGTGAACAGAATCGCATCGCTATCCCTGACTCAGGCACAGTACAGACGCTTAACAATATTACTCTTGAAGATGTTAAGCAGTTTTACAACGATTACTACAACGCGCATATGGCCAGTGTGATATCGGTAGGCAGCCTGGCTAAGCCAGAATTGCTCAAGGCATTGGATTTCATCAATACATGGCCGGCTAAAGCTTACGAAATACCCGAATACAAACCGTTTCCTGAGTTTGAGGAAAAAGCCATTTATCTGGTTAACGATGCTGATGCGGCGCAGTCTATCGTTGCCATCATTAAGCCGTTTTTAGCTTATGACGCCACTGGTGAGCACTTCAAAACCAATTTAATGAACTTCCCGTTAGGCGGCATGTTTAACAGTCGTATCAATCTCAATCTGAGAGAAGACAAAGGTTATACCTATGGTGCTCGCAGCAGTTTTGTGGGTGGGAAAACGCTGGGGCGTTTTCAGGCCGGTGGTGCTATCAATAAAGAGCATACGGTGGCGGCACTCAAAGAACTGTTTGCTGAAATTGAAACCTACCAGAAACAGGGTATGACCCAACAAGAGTTGGAGTTTATGCGTCGCGCCTATACCCAAGGAGATGCACTTAAATACGAAACCCCGGGCAGTAAGGCGCGGTTTTTACGCCAAATGACGGTATATGGTCTGGATAAAAGCTACCCTGCACAACAGAATAACATTATTGCTAACGTGACGTTAGATACCCTGAATCAACTTGCGGCAAAGCATTTACAGACCGATTCCATGCAAGTGGTGTTGGTAGCGGATACAGAGTCCTTAGCCGAGGAAATAAAGCAATGGGCTGAATCACAAGGCAGAAAAGTGATCCCACTGGAAATTTAA